A segment of the Mytilus trossulus isolate FHL-02 chromosome 12, PNRI_Mtr1.1.1.hap1, whole genome shotgun sequence genome:
ATTTAAATTGCAGGAATGACGATTTATTGATATTGGAATACTATGGTTGTTTAAATGCTTTACTGCGACTTGAATGTAAACGTTGCTTTCCGTCTATTGttgttcatttaaatttttaactaaactgcaatttgttttttgaacTCAAAACGATCAAAATATCAGCAATGTAAACAAacgtaataaaaataaatacagtaAATCCACAAAGTAAATGTTGATTAACATAGCATTGTTACAAATCAATTAGATTTGAatgagggacaaaagataccagagagacagacaaactcatagattgaacctaaactgaaaacgccatgacTAACTAAACAAAAAGTCTagcagacaaataatagaacacaagacacaacatataaaaataaagactaagcaaaacAAAACCCACCAACACTGGGGTTGATATCAGGTGTTTACTCTGCATGTCACCAATGAAAGATTGACTTTAAATAATAAGGATAAtttctattgtaaaaaaataatccgTACAGATTTATTCTTGCGAGGAAAGTGTGAATCAGTTTGGGGGATGCCGGGACCTTTTAAGGTGGGCTCTTCTCGGCATGTgagaaaaactttaaaatagatAAGTAATTCTTCAAAAGTACTGTAAATGCTACTGAAGATATACCAAGTCTACCCAAAAACTAAATTTAAGGTTTAAAAATCGAAAACGTATCTTGTTTTAAGTATGATTATCAAAAAGGGATACGCTTTCGATTCCTctaatgattccctatatagaGGGTTGGCAACTAAATGCActtaaactttgtacttgttttgctttctaaatatttttatatgaggtTCACTGATGATTTTTATGTACAAACGTGGGTCAGACATATTGAATTATACGCCTGATACATTTGATAGTTATTGCTGTTCTCAATGAATGGCAAAAGGTGAAGTAGAAATCAAATCATCCGTTCGAAAATTTTACAGACCCTATTTAGAGTTAGTTGAccgtatttgaatatttgtatCACAGATGACGACAAGTATGTTACAATCGTCGTGACCACAATCCCCTCCTTCTCCCACGAACGTGATCTACCAACTTAATCATAACACCTACTTTGTATTAACATGAGCAAAAGGAAGATTGCCATATGCTCAGTAAGATCTGCTCATCATTCATTTCAAACCATCTCAGATCACCCCTGTTCCTGGTGTCTTTCGGTCCCGTTCTTGTTGTCAATGCGTTGTCAGTTGTTTGATTAAAGTTTGTACGCAAAAGACCCGTACGAATCTTTCGGCTCTATTTTATAGACCGCAACCGATATGGATTTGCCTATATTTGTGTGAAACGATTAAGTCCTATAACACACGTCTCACTTAAGTTAATCAGTCTTAGATTAATATGCACACCAGATATATCACAATGTTAAAGTTAGAAAATGCCATCaaatattcattgattgatttatcTTTGCATTGATCATTCTACTAAGGAGATATGTATCCTGAATAAAAAGTTATGAAGACCAAAGATATTTTAAGGTTCGTATTTTTATATACAGTGATAAGCATATAAAAGTCGGCGGTAATCTGTGAATATGCCTTGTAATAGTTATACCGTTTGGTAATCTATTGATTTATTCGCCTAAATCTGTTATCTACTTATCATCGTGTAAATGAGAGGCAAAAGTATCAAAAAGAAATGCAAACTCAGAAGTCGATTACAAAATGAAAACGTCATGGCAACAAAAAAAACGTTGAAAAGACAAATACCAgtacataaaacaaatcaaatcaggCTAAAGACTAAAAACACAAGCATCAATATTATTAGGATGATCACCTTGTTCTTTAGATCGTAAcagtttaaatgtattttagtaatttaaaagtatgggcaatatttaaataaacgaAAACGATTAGGTAAAGTCGACTTTATTATACACTTTTAAAATCATCGCAATGAGTAATATGTTTTTCTGTGTGCATGTAGCCAACGAATATGTGAAAAAACATGTTTTggtttatatcaaattatgtcAGAATGCATGAAGTGGTAAAGTAGCTACATTACAGGAGATTACCTACCATTTATGAAAGTAAGGCAAATTTtgcccttttttaaaatgtgtttgggtcaatcaataaaataataaattcatagaAATGATAGTTATTAGAGATTTTCTGAAGACTTCATTAGAATCCAGACAAACAAGCTGTTTAAAAACTGACGAGCAAATCAATgccaaaagaaataaatgtttacgCCACCAAACATACGCCACCTCTATTTTCTATGAGTATAACAATTGGAATATGATAGGGTATTTCACTGAGTTTAGGAAATTAGTGAATATACCTATAGTTAATCAATTGATTGAGTTCTACGTCATTGGCTTTTATTCTAggttttaaaaattctttatcAATTTAATCTAGATTATCACTCCGGAtgtatgaaattattaaatcttagtttgacaaCAAGGAaccaaaagaatttaaaaactgATGCATGTGATATGTAGTGATTAAATTCATGGTTTTGAGATCAACAAATAGAATACAATACTACTTGTGAGTGGAAAGACACTTCAACATTTGGAATAAATTAGCGCTTCATGAACAAAAAGatgtttattaatatattttgaagGAATGGAAGACGAtagtatatacatatttatttctgtataaaaatatagTGACATTTAAAATGCtggttttatttgttgtttattagTCAATAGTatgtttaagtattttatatagTGCTTTGTCGCCGTGTAGATTCTCGTTCCTCGAAGTGGACTTCTAACTCTTCAATGACAGGCTTTAATACGAATGAAATAtcttctgaaaaaagaaaaggcTGGAATTTAAAGACTGCATATGAAAAGAAAACAGATTTTACAATTAATTGTATATTCATATTTGCAATATAGTGTGACAAAAAAGAACATTAGAATAATAAAGTATATGACGATGTGACAAAAACTGCCCTTGACAATTTTACGGAAGGTAACTGCAGCGTagtgtttattatatttatataaaatattgttttgtcatGACGTTTTATGTTTGGTTTCCACTCATAAACTTAAACACACATCAGTATATTCGGCTCTTGTCTCATCATGAAACCTTTTTTCTACCTATAGATAagtaatgttatattaaaataatttttaaaaagagttataaaaatattattgattattaATAATAACTTATCTTATTTACCTCTCTTTTTATAGCAGCTAGTCTTACTTTCACATCTGTTCAACATTTGAGCTATAAATGAATGTCCATTTTCCTCAGCATACAATACAGCTGTCCATccatatatatcatgttttcCTGTTTTACATCCTTTGTCGATAAGAAACTGTACAAACTCTTCACGTTTTTTCCTAGTGTTCGGTACATCAGGAGCTTTGCATGTTTCTATCAATGGAGTAGCACCAAGATAGTTTATACAATCAACATCTTTTCCTGCAAATATGAGCTTCTTTGCCatggaaaatttatttttacgaaTTGCTTCGAAAACTAAATGATCACTGTTATGCTCAAAAGGTTTTATAATGGCTGATCCCATTTTCTagtcaaaatattataaagaaagTCAAAAGAATCAAACGATTGGTTATTTGGTGATATTAGCTATCGGTTTCTTGTTCGAGAGAAAATGTTTTCTAAAATGATGCTGCCGTTGCCTTTATATGATATACCTGTTAATAGATGACGCCAAACAATCACCCATATTTAGAGATCTGCTCGAATACACTTTAAAGGTCTTGTTTACGACAAAATCAAGAATATACTTTAATAAGTAAAACTTTTAAACGATATTTGATTAACActtgtatatttaaaatactCCACTCCTCAGTCTTCAATCTATGgttatttataaaagttttgtcCAGTAGAATTGTCAAATCATTATACTTATCAAAAAGATTCGCAAATGTTTCTTCAATAATACCAAAACATATACTGTAAAGTAAGTTTTAAAAGACACTATATATAGACACtatatgtttatgtgttacatatttgttattcgttcatttgttttacataaataaggcccgtttgttttctcgtttgaattgttttacattgtcttatcggggccttttatagctgactcttcgatatgggctttgctcattgttgaaggccgtacggtgacctatagttgttaatatatgtgtcattttggtcttttgtggatagttgtctcattggcaatcataccatatcttctttttcatagcttgacaaaaaaaaaaattaaacgagaaaacaaaattCTTGATTCATTATAAACCAATGAACACACACCAGTATTGCAGACAGCAACCAAGGACTATTTCTGAACTGCAGGCTTTTATTTGGAAAATGCATCGTATTCAAATCAATACACCGATTTTACATATCAATATACAATACAAATTTAAGAATATTATTGAAGGAAATTACACAACACGA
Coding sequences within it:
- the LOC134692994 gene encoding uncharacterized protein LOC134692994 is translated as MGSAIIKPFEHNSDHLVFEAIRKNKFSMAKKLIFAGKDVDCINYLGATPLIETCKAPDVPNTRKKREEFVQFLIDKGCKTGKHDIYGWTAVLYAEENGHSFIAQMLNRCESKTSCYKKREDISFVLKPVIEELEVHFEERESTRRQSTI